A segment of the Parasynechococcus marenigrum WH 8102 genome:
CAAGGCGGCTCTTGAGGCTTCCGTTCGCTATCTGGCCGCAGAGCTGGGTCCCGAGAAGCAGGTGCGCGTCAACGCCATCAGCGCCGGCCCTATCCGCACCCTGGCCAGCTCTGCCATTGGCGGCATTCTCGACATGATCCACAACGTGGAGGAAAAGGCTCCCCTGCGCCGCACCGTGACTCAGATGGAGGTGGGTGGCACCGCTGCCTTCCTGCTCAGTGATCTGGCCAGCGGCATCTCCGGTCAGACCATCTACGTCGATGCGGGCTACTGCGTCACCGGCATGTGAGGCAGCATGAGGGCAGTGGAGCAACGGTGATGGCACGTCAGGGAGACATCCATCGGGTCACCGGTGAAACCGACGTGAAGGTGCGGCTGGACCTGGACGGCTCCGGCCAATGCCAGGCCAGCACCGGTGTGCCGTTCCTTGACCACATGCTTCATCAGATCAGCAGCCACGGCCTGATCGACCTGGAGATCAATGCGGTGGGAGACACCCACATTGACGATCACCACACCAATGAAGATGTGGGCATCGCTGTGGGTCAGGCCCTGGCCCAGGCCCTGGGGGACCGCCGCGGCATCCACCGCTTCGGTCACTTTGCGGCACCGCTGGATGAGGCCCTGGTGCAGGTCGCCCTGGATTGTTCCGGACGCCCCCATCTGAGCTACAGCCTCAGCATTCCCAGTCAGAAGATCGGCAGCTACGACACCGAGTTGGTGAAGGAGTTCTTCGTGGCGGTGGTGAACAACAGCGGCCTCACGTTGCACATCCGCCAGCTCGATGGCGTGAACTCTCACCACATCGTGGAGGCCTGTTTCAAGGCCTTTTCCAGGGCGTTGCGCATGGCCACGGAAATCGATCCCCGTCGTGCGGGTGCCATTCCCAGTAGCAAAGGGGTGCTTGAGCAAGCTGGCGCCAACTGACGCCATCCCCGCGCTTCACAGTCCGTTACGAGAGGATGGGTCAACGTTGTCTGTTGGCCTGTGACCGTCGCCCCCGCCCGTCCCTACAACCGCAGCGACTGGGCTAGCTCCTTCGTCAACGTCGACGAGGAACTCACCGACGTGGCTCTCACCCCCGTACGAGGGGTCGTGCCGGCGGAACTCCAAGGCACCTTCTACCGCAATGGCCCTGGCCGCTTGGAGCGGGATGGCCAGCGGGTGCATCACCCCTTTGATGGCGACGGCATGATCGCGGCGATGCGGTTTGACAACGGACGCGTCCAGCTGACCAATCGCTTCGTTCGCACCGAGGGCTGGCTGGCGGAGGAGAAGGCCGATAAAGTGTTGTATCGCGGTGTCTTCGGGAGTCAGAAGCCTGGTGGGCGGTTAGCCAATGCCTTCGACCTGCGGTTGAAGAACATTGCCAACACCAATGTGGTTCGACTGGGGGACCAGCTCCTGGCTCTCTGGGAAGCGGCCGAGCCCCACGCCCTTGATCCTCAAAGCCTGGAAACGCGTGGGCTGTCACGGCTGGACGGCGTGCTTAAAAAGGGTGAGGCCTTCAGTGCCCATCCCCGCTTCGACCCCGGCCATAACGGCCGGCCCAGCATGGTCACCTTTGGGGTGAAGACAGGCCCCCGCAGCACCATCCGTCTGATGGAATTCGCCACGGAGGGTCCTGACGCTGGAACCTTGCTGCACGATCGTTCCGACAGCTTCCCTGGTTTCGCCTTCCTGCACGACTTCGCCATCACCCCCAATTGGGCGGTGTTCCTGCAAAACGCCATCGCCTTCAACCCCCTGCCCTTCGTCACCGGTGAAAAAGGGGCAGCCCAGTGTTTGCAGTCCAAACCGGGTGGCAAGGGGCGTTTCTGGCTGATCCCTCGGGATTCCGGCGAGTTCGCGGGGCAGAAGCCCCGCATCCTGGAAGCCCCTGAGGGATTTGTTTTCCATCACCTCAACGCTTTTGAGGACGGCGATCACGTGGTGGTGGAGAGCATCGTCTACGACGACTTCCCCTCCATCGGCCCTGACGATGACTTCGCCGAGGTGGATTTCGACACGGTGCCCGAAGGAATCCTGCATCGCTGTCGCCTTGATCTCAGCCGCGAGATTGTGAACACCGAGCGGATTTCAGAGCGCACCTGCGAGTTCGCCATGGTGAACCCGGAGCGGCAGGGGCTGAGTGCCCAGTTCGCCTGGATGGCGGTGGCCGAGCGGGAGACCGGCAACGATCCGCTGCAGGCCGTTCAGAAGTTGGATCTCAGCAGCGGTGCCACCCACACCTGGAGTGCTGCACCCCGCGGATTCGTGAGTGAACCATTGATGGTGCGCCGTCCCGGTGCTGAAGCCGAAGACGATGGCTGGGTGCTCGATCTCGTCTGGAACGGTGCACGACGGGCCTCCGATCTCGTGATCCTCAATGCCCGTGATCTGTCTGAAGTGGCGGTGCTGGAGCTGCCGTTGGCGGTGCCCCATGGGCTCCATGGCAGTTGGGCTGCAGAGCTCTGAGGCTTTCAGTCAAATCTGGTCACACCCTCTCTGCTCTTTGACATCGCCTGGTTGCCTTCAGCGGCGGCTGCGGCGCTACAGCAGGTGAAGAGACCGCGGCGACAGGAATGGTGGTGAAGGGCGAAAGGATTGCGGCGTGGACATTGCTTGTCTTGTCAGCCTGCATCCTTATCCCTTCGCCTCGACCCCTGCGTGCGGACGTCCTGCCCTGTTCCGGAACCAGGCTGAAACTTTCGGTGCAGGAGCGGGGCCGCAGTGCAGTGGAGTGTTTCCGCTTTTCCCTGGCCGTTTCGGGTGAGGGAGCTGATGAGGCAACAGCACTGCAGCAGCTCAACCGCCGTCTGGCCAGCGTGCGCCGGGAGTTGAAGCCGCTGGTGCAGGGTCAGCTGGTTGTGCCAGCGCCCCACACCCACAAACGGGGACGAGCGTCAGAACAGCGCTACGTGGCTAACACAGGCGTGTCCGGACACGTCAGCCTGGGCTCGTACGACCGTTTGATTCAAGCGGTGGGTGCCATGCCAGGGGTGCGACTGCAGGGCATGGAATCCGTGGCGGCGCCAGAGAAGGAGGCTGCCCTAAGGCAGCGCTTGATGACGGACGCGTTGAATCAAGGTCAGGCTGATGCTGCAACGACGGCCCGGGCCATCGGCCGGTCAGAGGTCACTTTGCTGAGCATCGATCGTGCGGGGGCTATGGGCAGGCCGAGACCGCTGCGGATGGAGGCGGTCGCCAAGGGGTTTGATCCCATGGAAGCCCCCGAACCAACCATCACCCTCCGCCTGCAACTGGAGTACTGCCTCAGTTGAGTCCTTCCCGCTGCGCCTCCTTCCAGGCCAGTCGGGGCGCACTCCAAAGGGTGGCCAACACCAGAGGGGTCACAGGTACGGCGGTGATCACGATGAAGGCCTGCAGCGCATCAATGGAGGTGCTGTCCCCCAGGCCGCTGCCGATGCGGAGCAGCACAAGGGTGAGGCTGCCGATCATCAGCGCCCAGAACAGGCGCAGCGGGGCAGGCGGTTCGTTGCGGCCACTCACCACCATGGCGGCGGCGTAGCTCATCGAGTCGGCACTGGTACACATGAACAGCACCACCAGCACCAGTCCGATCGGGATCAGCAAACCGGCCAGGGGGAGTTGGCTGAGGATCGCGAGTAGGGCTGCCGCTGCACCGTTCCGGGCCAGGGCCTCACTGATTCCCGCACCCGCCAGTTCCAGTTGCAAGCCGGTGCCCCCGAGCAGGGTGAACCAGATGTTGGTCACGATCGGGCAGAGAATCGCAACGGCAAGCACCAGCTCGCGGATGCTGCGGCCGCGGCTGACGCCAGCGGTGAACAGTCCCATCAGCGGTGCATACCCAAGGAACCAGCCCCAGTAGAAGACCGTCCATCCATTGATCCAGTTGCCCGGTGCCACGTTGGGCGTCAGGGCCATCCGAGGCAGGTGGATCAGATACGTCAGAAAGCCGCTGAAGAAGTGCTGGATCAGCCACAGGCCAGGCCCGAGCAGCAGCAGCCCGGCCGCCATGGTGAGCGTCAGCCAGACGTTGAGTTCAGACAGCCACTTGATCCCTTTCTGAATGCCGCTGACGGTGGAGCTGGCGAAGACAGCGGTGAGCAGCACCACCACCAGCGATTGCAGCCCGGCGCTGTCGCTGAGCCAGGGCAGTTGGCCGGCGGCGTTGCTGAGTTGCAGCGAGAGAAACCCCAGGGGGCCAACCGTGCCGGCAATCGCGGCGACCACCGACAGCCCATCGGCCAGGTGACCGATCGGTCCATCCACCCAGCCCCGTGGCACCACATTCACCAGCAGGGTGCGTGGCCTGAGAGGCTCGCCCCGCCGTTCCAGGATCGAAAAGGTGATGGTGGTGGTGGTGGCCACCAGGGCCCAGGCGAGAAATCCCCAGTGCAGAAAGCTCACCGCCAGGGCCGGATCCACGGCTTCTGCGGTGCCGCCCTGGATGCCGTCAAAAACGGGTGAGGGAGTCTGGAAGTGATACAGCGGTTCAGCGGCAGACCAGAACACGCCCCCACCGGCCAGCAGGGTGCAGATCAGCACCGCGCACCAATCGAACAGTTTCAGGCTCGGTTTGGCCTCGGCACCACCCAGCCGGAGTTTGCCGACGGGACTGATGGCAATGACCACAGCGATCAGAAACACCAGCAACACCATCCATTGCCACAGCCCACCGAGGGCCGTGCTCACTACGGCTTTGCCGTTGTCGGTGAACTGCTTGGCCAGAGCGAGATCGATGGCTGACACCACCAAAAAGATCAGCAGCGGTGTGGCGCCGACCCAAAGGGGTGGCTGTCGCCACCAGGACCGTTGGCTGGAGGATTGGATGGTCATGCTTCAGGCTCGGACGGCATCGCGCTGGTGGCTCCAGCAGTTGAGGTCAACGGCGGGCTGCTCGCCGCAGGCCAGCCGTGCCAGGGAATCTCCGATCAGTGGCGCGAACTTGAAGGCCTGACCGGAGCCGCCGGCGAACAGGCTGAGGGTGGGGCTGAGCCGATCCAGCACGAAGTTCACATCGCTGGCCATGGAGTAGGGGCTCATCACCGTCTCCACCCGCTCTTGCACACCGGCCACCTCGTTGAACAGGAAGGAATCCAGCAGTTCCACGAGCCTTTCCGGCGGCTCAGTGGCCATGGCATTGGGCTCAGCGACTCTGAGCTCTTTTGGTGCCCAGTCGATGCCGGCTTTGATCCGTGGCAGTCCATCGGGGGTGTGGCTCAGCACCGGGAAGGCGTAGTACAAGCCACCGTCGTCGCCCCGTTCGCGCTGGAAGCAGAACCACTGGGGATAGCGATCGGCGAGGGCCGGGTCGACGGTGTAGTGGGCCCAGAGCATCGGCCAGACCTCCAGTTTTGGCGCAAGGCCAAGGGGCGCCAGCAGCAGCTGAGTCCAGATGCCGCTGGTCACCACTACCTGGCCAGCACGGATGTGATGGCCGTTGTCCAGGGTCACGCCGGTTCCGTCGGCATCGATGCCTGCTACGGGGCAGTGCTCGATCAACTGCTGACCGGCTTGCCGGGCTGTGCGGGTCCAGTGGGCGATCACCTTGTCGCTGCGCACGGCACCGGCGGTCGGTTCGAACAATCCCGTGAACTCCGGCTTGGGCTTCAGCGGGAAGCGCGCTCTGATGGCATCGGCATCAAGGGCTTCGTAGGGAATGCCCTGATCGTCCATCACCTGGCGGGCGCCGGGGATTGAGCCTTCGATGGTCTCCTCGTCCCAGCTCTCGCCGTAAAACAGCAGGCCATGGGTTTCCCTGAGCTGCTCACCGGCGTGGGTTTCCTCCTCCCGCCACAGACGGTTGGCCTCCTGGGCCAGGCGACAGAGCACCGGGTCGGAATACATCTCCCGGAACATCCTGGTTTCGCCAAAGCTGCTGGCTTTGGCGTGGGCCAGGGTCTTGGCTTCCAGCAGCACCACATCACGGATGCCGCGGCGCGCCAGGGAAGCGGCGCAGCTGAGGCCAGCCATGCCGCCACCGACGATGACGACGGCCGCTTGGTTCGGCAGAGAGGAGGCTTGGTTCATGCGGCGTCCCCGAAGCTGAGGCCGATGGGATCGGTGGCTGGGGCGGCTGCCACTTCGTTCAAAGCGGCTCCAACCGACAGGCCCTGATCGCGCTGGTTGAGGTAATCCGTGGCTCTGCGGCGCACTTCCTCACGCACGAAGGCGTAAACGTCCTTGGCGCCGGCATCCTTCCAGGCATCCGGCGAAAAGCGCTCGATTGAATCGGCGATCACAGCACCGGCGTTCACCAGGGGGTCCGGCAGGACGCTAATGCCGCGTTGACGCAATGCATCGGCCAGTTGAGGACTCTGGAACGGAGCATTGGCTGCCGGCACCACGGAGGTGACACGCAAGGCGGAGGCCATCTCCGCATTGATCAGACCGGAGATGGAACAGGGCAGCAGCAGGTCAAGCTTCAGTTCCCACCAAGGGCATCCCTGGGGAAGGGGCGTGGCCACCGGGGAATCCAGCCCGCTCACGGCTGAGATCCACGGTGAACACGGTCCAGCCATGCTCCACCAAGGTTCGGGCCACGGTTCCCCCCACCGCGCCGCAGCCGTGCACCAGGGCCCGGCCAGGTTTTGCATCCTTGAGTTCTGCTTCGAGCACCGCTTCCACGGCGCCGAGGGTGCCGTGGGCCGTGGCGGCGCTGGCATCCACCGGACTGCCGACGGCAGCGAGCACATGGGGTGTCAGCTCTGTGAGCCGCTCCATGTCCTCGAGGCTGGTGTTGAGATCACAGCCGGTGATCATGGCGCCGTCCAGGGACTGCAGCAGTTCTGCGGTCACGTTGATCAGCTCATCCTTCACGGCAGCGGGTTCCTTGGCCCGCGCCACGATCTTGCCGCCGGCAAAACCGGTGCCGTAAAGATCATGCTTGTGGGTCATCAGGCCGGCCAGTCGCTCGCCGTCGGCGATACAGGCTTCATCGCTGGGGTAGTTCAGCAGGCGCAATCCACCGTTGGCGGGTCGCTTGGCATCCGTGTCCTCGGCCACTACAAACACCGAGAGATGTTCGGAGACGTGTTCCGCCAGCACCGAAACAGTCGGTGTGGGTCTGGTTGTGGTGGTCATCAGGCCACCTTCTCCATCATCTGGTGGTGCTCGACGTAATCGAGACTCCACTCACTCGGAGCGTCCGCGATGCGCTGCTCCAGACGTGCGTAAACCTGATCGGCCAATGCATCACCAGCAACACTGGCAAAGCTGTGGCGGCTCCAGCTGCGAATGGTGGCCATTAACCCAGCGGCAAAGCTGGCGGTGTCACCGTCCTCGTTCCAGCGTCGGCGGTATGGACATTTTACGTACACGGTGCGCTCGTCGACGAGTCGCAGGCCATTGCGGTACGGGGCTGAGGCCGTGTCCTTCAACGGCGCCATGAATTCCTCTGGCGACTTGTAGAAGTTCAGGACTGTCCCTTTGCGGTACTGCTCCTCGCTGATCAGACCTTCATCGGCCATGCCGCGCCAGATCTGGTGCAACTGGTCGTGGACATTCCGGGTCTCACCACCGTTGTGGCCGAGGTAACGACCTTCGCCATCCCGGGACAGGTTCACCGTCAGCAGGCGTCCACCCACCTGCAGCTCCTTGCTGCGCAATTCCAGGATGTAGGTCCAGTCCTTGAGCGCCTGAGCGGTGAAACGCTGCAGGGCATCAGCATCGGCGGAAGCGAGCACGTGGGTGTGGGTGTCCAGAGGACCCGGCGACTCACTGAGCCAGTGCATGGCCGTGGCGGAGAAGCCGAAACTCACCGTGTTAGGAGCCACCGATGGCTCGTAGAAGCTGCGGGCGCTCACCAGCACCGTCGGTTTGGGTTCCCTGGGGATCTGCAGAGCCAGGTTCTCGGCCAGAGCCACGTTGTCGTTGCTCGGCAGGTCATTGCCGATCAGCGTCAGGTGAGCATCGGGCTGGTTGGCGTGCAGGCGGTCCAGCACCTGATGCCAGAGACCGACTGCGGTGCCGCCATCGGCGGCTCCGTAATCGATCAGCACATGACTGGTTTGAGCAGTCAGTTGGTCAACACAAGTCAAGGCCCAGTCCGAGGCGGCTTCGATGCAGAGGAGAGCGCCTTCGGTCTGCGCGCTGTAACCCGTGGTCATGGCGATGGCCATCGACCTCGTCAGCGGCAGCCGTCACCGTACAGGACGCGTTTGTACGAGCTTCGTGACAGAGAGCACCTGCCTATCGAGGCTCGGCGGAGAGCAAGTCCTGCAACTGCGGTTCCAGTAAGGCAAAGGCCTTGCCACGGTGGCCATGGGATTTTTTCTCCGTCAGCGGCATCTGAGCGAAGGTGAGGCCGGTGCAGCTCACTTCAAAAATCGGGTCGTAGCCAAAGCCGCCGTCGCCGCGGGGGGTTGTGGTGATCCAGCCATCACAACGCCCTTCCACTTCGATCAACACGCTGCCATCGGGGGCGGCAACACAAAGCGCGGCACAGAACTGAGCATGACGTTCGCTGGCGTTGCTCAGCGCCCCGAGCAGCTTTTCGATCCGTTCTGGGTCTGTGGGGGCGTAACGCGCCGAGTGCACGCCTGGGGCTCCCCCCAGAGCGTTCACGCTCAACCCGGAATCATCGGCCAGGGCCCAGCTGCCGGCCATGGCGGCCACAGCCGTGGCCTTGATCCGGGCATTGGCTGCGAATGTGCTGCCGGTCTCCTCTACATCAAACCCCTGCGGCTGCGCCTGAACGTTGAGAGGCAGGTGCTGCAGCAGGCCCTGAAATTCACGGATCTTGCCGGCGTTCCCGCTGGCGATCACCAGGGTTCTCATGCGGCTTCGGCGTAACGCTTTGCCCAGGCCAGCACAGCATCGACCCGATCGCGATCCGGGGCTTCGCAGTACAGGCGCAGCAGGGGCTCCGTGCCGGAGAAGCGCAGCATCAGCCAATGGCTGGCGCCCATGCGCAGCTTGATGCCGTCTGTGGTGTTCACCTCAACCACCGCGTCCCCAGCCACCTGCTGGGGTGTGGAGCTCGCCAGCAGGGTCTCCAGACGCCGTCGGGCCTCCATGTCCTGCAGCCGCAGGTCCAGCCGGTCGTAATGGCTGGCACCACCATGGCGTTGCTGCAGAGCGTCAAGTCGGCTGCCGAGGGGTTGACCGCCTTCCACCAGCGCTTCCAGCACGAGCATCGCGGCGAACAGGGCATCCCGTTCCGGCAGATGCATGCCGAAGCCCACCCCCCCTGACTCCTCCCCGCCGATCAGCACCTCACCCGCCAGCATCTCGCTGGCGATGTATTTGAACCCGACGGCCAGTTCCAGGACCTCACGGCCCTGGGCTTCTGCCACCAGGCGCATCAGAT
Coding sequences within it:
- the hisB gene encoding imidazoleglycerol-phosphate dehydratase HisB is translated as MARQGDIHRVTGETDVKVRLDLDGSGQCQASTGVPFLDHMLHQISSHGLIDLEINAVGDTHIDDHHTNEDVGIAVGQALAQALGDRRGIHRFGHFAAPLDEALVQVALDCSGRPHLSYSLSIPSQKIGSYDTELVKEFFVAVVNNSGLTLHIRQLDGVNSHHIVEACFKAFSRALRMATEIDPRRAGAIPSSKGVLEQAGAN
- a CDS encoding carotenoid oxygenase family protein; amino-acid sequence: MTVAPARPYNRSDWASSFVNVDEELTDVALTPVRGVVPAELQGTFYRNGPGRLERDGQRVHHPFDGDGMIAAMRFDNGRVQLTNRFVRTEGWLAEEKADKVLYRGVFGSQKPGGRLANAFDLRLKNIANTNVVRLGDQLLALWEAAEPHALDPQSLETRGLSRLDGVLKKGEAFSAHPRFDPGHNGRPSMVTFGVKTGPRSTIRLMEFATEGPDAGTLLHDRSDSFPGFAFLHDFAITPNWAVFLQNAIAFNPLPFVTGEKGAAQCLQSKPGGKGRFWLIPRDSGEFAGQKPRILEAPEGFVFHHLNAFEDGDHVVVESIVYDDFPSIGPDDDFAEVDFDTVPEGILHRCRLDLSREIVNTERISERTCEFAMVNPERQGLSAQFAWMAVAERETGNDPLQAVQKLDLSSGATHTWSAAPRGFVSEPLMVRRPGAEAEDDGWVLDLVWNGARRASDLVILNARDLSEVAVLELPLAVPHGLHGSWAAEL
- a CDS encoding SIMPL domain-containing protein (The SIMPL domain is named for its presence in mouse protein SIMPL (signalling molecule that associates with mouse pelle-like kinase). Bacterial member BP26, from Brucella, was shown to assemble into a channel-like structure, while YggE from E. coli has been associated with resistance to oxidative stress.), which produces MSACILIPSPRPLRADVLPCSGTRLKLSVQERGRSAVECFRFSLAVSGEGADEATALQQLNRRLASVRRELKPLVQGQLVVPAPHTHKRGRASEQRYVANTGVSGHVSLGSYDRLIQAVGAMPGVRLQGMESVAAPEKEAALRQRLMTDALNQGQADAATTARAIGRSEVTLLSIDRAGAMGRPRPLRMEAVAKGFDPMEAPEPTITLRLQLEYCLS
- a CDS encoding BCCT family transporter, with amino-acid sequence MTIQSSSQRSWWRQPPLWVGATPLLIFLVVSAIDLALAKQFTDNGKAVVSTALGGLWQWMVLLVFLIAVVIAISPVGKLRLGGAEAKPSLKLFDWCAVLICTLLAGGGVFWSAAEPLYHFQTPSPVFDGIQGGTAEAVDPALAVSFLHWGFLAWALVATTTTITFSILERRGEPLRPRTLLVNVVPRGWVDGPIGHLADGLSVVAAIAGTVGPLGFLSLQLSNAAGQLPWLSDSAGLQSLVVVLLTAVFASSTVSGIQKGIKWLSELNVWLTLTMAAGLLLLGPGLWLIQHFFSGFLTYLIHLPRMALTPNVAPGNWINGWTVFYWGWFLGYAPLMGLFTAGVSRGRSIRELVLAVAILCPIVTNIWFTLLGGTGLQLELAGAGISEALARNGAAAALLAILSQLPLAGLLIPIGLVLVVLFMCTSADSMSYAAAMVVSGRNEPPAPLRLFWALMIGSLTLVLLRIGSGLGDSTSIDALQAFIVITAVPVTPLVLATLWSAPRLAWKEAQREGLN
- a CDS encoding FAD-dependent oxidoreductase → MNQASSLPNQAAVVIVGGGMAGLSCAASLARRGIRDVVLLEAKTLAHAKASSFGETRMFREMYSDPVLCRLAQEANRLWREEETHAGEQLRETHGLLFYGESWDEETIEGSIPGARQVMDDQGIPYEALDADAIRARFPLKPKPEFTGLFEPTAGAVRSDKVIAHWTRTARQAGQQLIEHCPVAGIDADGTGVTLDNGHHIRAGQVVVTSGIWTQLLLAPLGLAPKLEVWPMLWAHYTVDPALADRYPQWFCFQRERGDDGGLYYAFPVLSHTPDGLPRIKAGIDWAPKELRVAEPNAMATEPPERLVELLDSFLFNEVAGVQERVETVMSPYSMASDVNFVLDRLSPTLSLFAGGSGQAFKFAPLIGDSLARLACGEQPAVDLNCWSHQRDAVRA
- a CDS encoding class I SAM-dependent methyltransferase — translated: MAIAMTTGYSAQTEGALLCIEAASDWALTCVDQLTAQTSHVLIDYGAADGGTAVGLWHQVLDRLHANQPDAHLTLIGNDLPSNDNVALAENLALQIPREPKPTVLVSARSFYEPSVAPNTVSFGFSATAMHWLSESPGPLDTHTHVLASADADALQRFTAQALKDWTYILELRSKELQVGGRLLTVNLSRDGEGRYLGHNGGETRNVHDQLHQIWRGMADEGLISEEQYRKGTVLNFYKSPEEFMAPLKDTASAPYRNGLRLVDERTVYVKCPYRRRWNEDGDTASFAAGLMATIRSWSRHSFASVAGDALADQVYARLEQRIADAPSEWSLDYVEHHQMMEKVA
- the rdgB gene encoding RdgB/HAM1 family non-canonical purine NTP pyrophosphatase, translated to MRTLVIASGNAGKIREFQGLLQHLPLNVQAQPQGFDVEETGSTFAANARIKATAVAAMAGSWALADDSGLSVNALGGAPGVHSARYAPTDPERIEKLLGALSNASERHAQFCAALCVAAPDGSVLIEVEGRCDGWITTTPRGDGGFGYDPIFEVSCTGLTFAQMPLTEKKSHGHRGKAFALLEPQLQDLLSAEPR